In Hymenobacter volaticus, the genomic window TGTAGGGCGTAGGGAGCGGAAAGGCTGCGTAGCAAGGCGCTTGAATGGAACCCGCTGAAGCGAATTAGGCTTTGGTAGTACTTTCACGCTTGCACCATTGCCACAACCTGTTCTTTGCTCATGTCCAACCTTACTTTTTCTGGTGGGCGGCGGCTTACTTCTGCCCTGCTTGCCTTTAGTTTAGCTGCCTACGTGAACCCAACTCCTACTAGTGCCCAGACGGCGCCGGCAGTGGCTGCCGTCCGCCCCGACTCCAACCCCCTACTAGCGTCTTGGGCGGGCCCCTACGGGGGGTTTCCGGCTTTCGACAAAGTGCAGGTAGCCCACTTCAAACCGGCGTTGGAAGCAGCTATGGCCGAAAACTTGAAGGAGATTCAAGCTATTGCCAGCAACGCACAAGCCCCAACGTTCGAGAACACCATTGCCGCGCTAGAACGGGCCGGCCACACGCTCGATCAGGTCCAGACGGTGTATGGCGTGTGGGCGGGCACCATGAGCAGCCCCGAAGTGCAGGCGGTACAGCGCGAAATGGCGCCCCGCATGGCGGCCTTCGGCGACCAAATCACGCAGAACGAACCGCTGTTCAAGCGCATTGAGGCCGTTTACAACTCGCCCGACAAAAAGAAGTTGACGCCCGAGCAGCAGCGCCTCACGTTTGTGTACTACAACAACTTCGTGCGGGCTGGGGCTAAGCTAGATGCCAAAGCCAAAACGCGCCTCTCGGAAATCAACCAGCAGCTGGCGGGGCTGTTCACGCGCTTCAGCCAAAACGTGCTGGCCGACGAAACGGACTCCGTGATGGTGCTGAAAACGCCGGCCGACTTGGCCGGCCTGCCTACTTCGTTGCGCGATGATGCGGCCAATACGGCCACCGCGCGCAAGATTTCGGCGGTGGGTGTTATCACCAACACCCGCTCGTCCATCGAGCCGTTCTTGACCTACTCCGATCAGCGCAAGCTGCGCGAGAAGGCGTGGCGCATGTTCTACAACCGCGGCGACAACGGCGGCGCGCACGACAACAACGCCCTCATTACCGAGATTCTGCAGTTGCGAGCGGAGCGGGCCAAGCTGCTCGGCTACGCCACCCACGCCCACCTGCGCCTCGACAACACCATGGCCAAGACGCCGGAAAAAGCCATGGCCCTGATGGAAGAAGTGTGGGCGCCGGCCGTGGCCCGCGTGAAAGAAGAAGTGGCCGACATGCAGGCGCTAGCCAAAAAGGAAGGTGCCAACATCAAAATCGAGCCCTGGGACTACCGCTACTACTCCGAGAAGGTGCGCAAAGCCCGCTACGACCTCGACCAGAACGAGGTGAAGCAATATTTGCAGCTCGATAAAATGCGCGAAGGCATGTTTTGGGTGGCTGGCGAACTGTTCAACTTCACCTTCAGCCCCGTCACCGACGTGCCCGTGTATCATCCCGACGTGAAAGTGTGGGAGGTGAAAGACAAAACCTCGGGCAAGCACGTGGGCTTGTGGTACTTCGATCCCTACGCTCGGCCCGGCAAACGATCCGGCGCCTGGATGAACGCCTACCGTAAGCAGGAGCGCATGAACGGCGAGGTAAACACCATCGTGTCCAACAACTCCAACTTCGTGAAGGGCAAGGACGGTGCGCCCACCCTCATTTCCTGGACCGACGCCACCACGTTGTTCCACGAGTTCGGCCACGCCTTGCACGGCCTCTCGTCCAACGTAACCTACCCGACCCTGTCGGGCACAAGCGTAGTGCGCGACTACGTGGAATTCCCGTCGCAGGTGCTGGAAAACTGGCTGCCTACGCCGCAGGTGCTTCAGCGCTTCGCCGTGCATTACCAGACCGGCAAGCCCATTCCGCAGGCCTTGGTTGATAGGATTGAAAAGGCCTCGACCTTCAACCAGGGCTTCGAAACCACCGAGTTTTTGGCCAGCGCCCTCATCGATATGAAGCTGCACTTGGCCGGCGACCAGAAGATTGATGCCGATAAGTTCGAGCGCGAAACGCTGGCGCAGTTGGGTATGCCGAGCGAGATTGTGATGCGCCACCGCACGCCGCAGTTCTCGCACGTATTTTCCTCGGATGGGTACTCGGCCGGTTACTACAGCTACCTCTGGTCGGTGGTACTAGCCTCTGATGCATACGGCGCCTTCACAGAAGCCGGTGGCCCCTACGACAAAGCCGTGGGCCAGCGCCTGACCAAGTACATCTTCTCGGTCGGTAACACTGTGGACCCTGCCGATGCCTACCGCTCCTTCCGCGGCCGCGACCCGAAAATTGATGCCTTGATGCGAGAGCGTGGCTTCCCATTGAAAGGCGCAAAAGCCAGCCCACCGGCAACCAAAAAACCAGCTACTAAGAAGAGCTAGCACATTCGCACACGGCTTTCCTTATTCTAAGGAAAGCCACTTATAATTAGCAAGTAAAAGCCCTGACTGATGCAGTCAGGGCTTTTTTGGTTATAACAGCTTCTCGTTTTAGAGCTTTGAATATACGCACCCACCAGAACGTCATGCTGAGCGCAGCCAAAGCATCTCGCGTGCTGACGTTGTAACGCTAACTCAACGATTCAAGCGAGATGCTTCGACTCCGCTCAGCATGACGTTCTAGTGGGTCAGGTAGTGGATACTTCTACAAGTTGCTGTGTGAAATTACAGCACTTCCTATATGGACCTTCGTTTGTCAACTAGTCTAATTAGCTAAATCTAGACAACTGGCTAATCAGGATAGTTACCTACCTTTCGGGACTGCAACTTATGTGTATGTTGAAATCAACGGAAACCCTGCCTCTGCCCGACGACGACCTACATCCGCATCAGTATTTTCTTGCGGGAGCTACGATTTCTACGCTCAGTAGCACAGACGTTGCCGGGCATTATCCGGCGCTGTTCCTAGCCGATACGCAGACATTGACAGCAGTGCAACCTGAGAGCATAACGCTGAATTTTGGCTCGTTTTCCAGTTCGGTGCCTCCTGCTGGTCAGCAGAAGTTTCCGAGTGTGATTATAGAGCAACAAGCTGAGGGGCTGTTGCTTTCCTGCGCTTGCACTGCTCCGAAAACCACCTTGTGCGAGCATCAGGCACAGGTGCTACTCAGTGTGTTGCGCCGCAAAGAGTTGCGCGTGTTCTTTGACCCCGTGCAGCGGCGCGCCCTCCTACTGGCCACTGCCCGCGACTATGGCTTGGAAAACGCCGCCGACCTCGATGAGCACTTTCAATTGACGTACGTGCGGCCATCGGTGGTGGTAAGCCCGCGGCAGGCAGGGCTTTACCCTATCACGGCGGCTACCAAGCAGGAACTGGTGGGGCAGTTGCAGCCCCAAAAACGCAGTGGCATCCCCGAGCCGGTTCATACGCAGCGGTTTGTGGTGTTCGGCAAGCACAAGTACTACGGTCACCTCACCATTCAGCTAGCGGAAGCGGCCCTCACCTCGGCCGGCAAAGTCAAGAATCCGGTGACCGTGCTCAACCCGCTGGACGGCATTTGGAAAACCACCGACGCAGCCGAACTAAAGTTTTTCACCGGCCTTGCGCGCTTCCAGAACAACTACGACGACACGCGCTCCACAGCAGCCATCGAGGCATTGCAAGCCGTGCTACACAACCCAACGGGCCTTCCCATCTTCGGCCACAACCCAACCGTATCCGACAAGCTCACGGCCCCGTCGCTCACGCGCCTGCGGGTGCGCAGCGTGCCCGCCGATTTGCGTTTGGCGGTGAACTTGAAAGGTGAGTTTTACGAAATGGCGGGCCTGTTGGTGCTGGAAGGCCAGCCCGTAGACTTGAAGACGCTAGCCGTGCGCTACGAATATTTCGTGGCGGTGCAGGACGTACTCTACCTGATTGAAGACCCGGATGTGTGGCGCGCTATCGAGTTCTTCACCAAGCGTAACAACACGCTGCTGATTCACCAAAGCAAATTCGCGGAGTTTCAATTGGACGTGTTGGCCAACTTAGAGGACCGCCTGCACATCAGCTACTCCTACGCGCGGCCCGCTACGCCCCAACAGGTGGTGTCCTACGGCTTCGACCGAGCGCCGGAAAAGCTGTTGTACCTCTCCGATGCCGGGGCGCACGTGGAAGTGCTGCCCGTGATGCGCTACGGCACCAAGGAAGTGTCCATTCTGTCGCGCAAGCAGCTTTTAGCGGTTGATGAGGTGGGCAAACCGTTTGTCTTGGAACGCGACGACGTGGCGGAACAGCTCTTTGCCAACACCCTGCTGCGCCACTACCCCGACTTTCAGGAGCAGTTGCAGTTTGACTCGCTATACGTACCCAAAAGCCTGTTTTTGGAAGAAGAATGGTTTCTGAACGCCTTCGAGGATTGGCAGAACGAGCACATTGAAATTCTTGGCTTCAACCAGCTCAAGAAAAACGACCTCAACCCGAATCGGGCGCACATTTCGGTGCGCGTAACCGGCGAAACCAACTGGTTCGACACGCAGCTCCGAGTCCGCTTCGGCAAGCAAAAAGCGTCCCTCAAGCAACTGCACCAAGCCGTCCGCAACAAAAGCCACTACGTCCGCCTCGACGACGGTACCCGCGGCATCTTGCCCCAAGAATGGGTCGAGAAGTTTGCGCACTACTTCGCGGCCGGCCATGTTGTGGATGACCATATCCGGACGCCAAGCATCAAT contains:
- a CDS encoding DEAD/DEAH box helicase, whose translation is MLKSTETLPLPDDDLHPHQYFLAGATISTLSSTDVAGHYPALFLADTQTLTAVQPESITLNFGSFSSSVPPAGQQKFPSVIIEQQAEGLLLSCACTAPKTTLCEHQAQVLLSVLRRKELRVFFDPVQRRALLLATARDYGLENAADLDEHFQLTYVRPSVVVSPRQAGLYPITAATKQELVGQLQPQKRSGIPEPVHTQRFVVFGKHKYYGHLTIQLAEAALTSAGKVKNPVTVLNPLDGIWKTTDAAELKFFTGLARFQNNYDDTRSTAAIEALQAVLHNPTGLPIFGHNPTVSDKLTAPSLTRLRVRSVPADLRLAVNLKGEFYEMAGLLVLEGQPVDLKTLAVRYEYFVAVQDVLYLIEDPDVWRAIEFFTKRNNTLLIHQSKFAEFQLDVLANLEDRLHISYSYARPATPQQVVSYGFDRAPEKLLYLSDAGAHVEVLPVMRYGTKEVSILSRKQLLAVDEVGKPFVLERDDVAEQLFANTLLRHYPDFQEQLQFDSLYVPKSLFLEEEWFLNAFEDWQNEHIEILGFNQLKKNDLNPNRAHISVRVTGETNWFDTQLRVRFGKQKASLKQLHQAVRNKSHYVRLDDGTRGILPQEWVEKFAHYFAAGHVVDDHIRTPSINFSAIQELYDPEALAAEAQAQLATYQNAVVDFAAIEPVAVPPGLQATMREYQRQGLNWLNFLDTFNFGGCLADDMGLGKTLQVLAFILLQRAKGRTAANLVVVPTSLVFNWQAEVKKFAPTLRVHVLHGTARSVSTKDFDAFDIVLTTYNTMVSDIRQLKEYTFNYVFLDESQAIKNPESQRYKAACLLQARNRVVLTGTPVENNTFDLYGQLSFACPGLLGSKQHFNDIFGSPIDKFKDDKKARALQRKISPFVLRRTKAQVARELPDKTEMVLYCEMGAEQRRVYEACKKEYHDMLLGIQEETPRKSNMHILQGLTKLRQICNSPALLPDEESYGQQSAKLDALLEEIRNKAPQHKILVFSQFVTMLDLIKQELEMHHIPFEYLTGQTKNRAATVNNFQQNEAVRVFLVSLKAGGTGLNLTEADYVYLVDPWWNPAVENQAIDRSHRIGQDKKVVAVRLICPDTIEEKIMKMQEAKRELADGLIKTDTGFIKSLTQQELLDLFS
- a CDS encoding M3 family metallopeptidase; translation: MSNLTFSGGRRLTSALLAFSLAAYVNPTPTSAQTAPAVAAVRPDSNPLLASWAGPYGGFPAFDKVQVAHFKPALEAAMAENLKEIQAIASNAQAPTFENTIAALERAGHTLDQVQTVYGVWAGTMSSPEVQAVQREMAPRMAAFGDQITQNEPLFKRIEAVYNSPDKKKLTPEQQRLTFVYYNNFVRAGAKLDAKAKTRLSEINQQLAGLFTRFSQNVLADETDSVMVLKTPADLAGLPTSLRDDAANTATARKISAVGVITNTRSSIEPFLTYSDQRKLREKAWRMFYNRGDNGGAHDNNALITEILQLRAERAKLLGYATHAHLRLDNTMAKTPEKAMALMEEVWAPAVARVKEEVADMQALAKKEGANIKIEPWDYRYYSEKVRKARYDLDQNEVKQYLQLDKMREGMFWVAGELFNFTFSPVTDVPVYHPDVKVWEVKDKTSGKHVGLWYFDPYARPGKRSGAWMNAYRKQERMNGEVNTIVSNNSNFVKGKDGAPTLISWTDATTLFHEFGHALHGLSSNVTYPTLSGTSVVRDYVEFPSQVLENWLPTPQVLQRFAVHYQTGKPIPQALVDRIEKASTFNQGFETTEFLASALIDMKLHLAGDQKIDADKFERETLAQLGMPSEIVMRHRTPQFSHVFSSDGYSAGYYSYLWSVVLASDAYGAFTEAGGPYDKAVGQRLTKYIFSVGNTVDPADAYRSFRGRDPKIDALMRERGFPLKGAKASPPATKKPATKKS